The genome window TTTCGGAGTCTCGTCCGCTTTTTTGATGGCATCTGCAACTGCTTTTTTCGCTTCTTCAATAACAGCTTCTTCGTCTTTTTCGTTCCACAGGCCTTTTGTTTCGAGGAACTTGCGGAAACGGATCAATGGATCGCGCAGCTCCCACTCGCTTTGCTCTTCGCCTGTACGGTAACGAGTCGGGTCGTCACCAGCCATGGTGTGAGGGCCATAACGGTAAGTCAGAGCCTCGATCAAGGTAGCACCTTCACCGTTCACACCGCGCTCTTTTGCTTTTTGAACTGCGTAATATACAGCCATGATGTCCATACCGTCGATGCGCTCGCTAGCAATACCTGCAGCAACTGCTTTGACAGCGATGTTCTCGGAAGCGGTTTGCTTTTCGAACGGCAGGGAGATCGCATAACCGTTGTTTTGAGAGAAGAAGATGACTGGCAGTTTGTAAACCCCTGCATAGTTCATCCCTTCGTAGAAGTCACCTTGGGAAGTCGCACCGTCACCAAAGTAGTTGATGGCAACGCGCTTTTCGCCGCGCAGCTTGTAGCCCATTGCAATACCTGTTGCTTGTGTACATTGAGCTGCGATGATGATTTGTGGCATCAATACGTTAACGCCCTCAGGAATGCGTCCACCCTCGATGTGTCCACGAGAATACAGGAACGCATTGTGCATTGGGTAACCATGCCATACCATTTGCGGAATATCGCGGTAGCTAGGCAGGATGAAGTCTTCTTTGGACAATGCAGCTTCAGAACCGATCATACTCGCTTCTTGACCTGCTACCGGAGCATAGAAGCCCAGGCGGCCTTGGCGGTTCAGGCTGATCGCGCGTTGGTCCCATACGCGAGTAAACACCATTTTACGCATCAATTCACGCAGTTCATCATCGGAGAGCTTAGGCATTAAATCAGGACGAACAACCGTTCCATCCGGAGCAAGAATTTGCAGCGGGGCGTTGTTCTCTGTTTGTTCAACAGCAGTGGTTACGCTCATCACATTCACCTCGTCACTGGATTAAGGGTTCCTTGAACATATCCGCTTGTTTGCTGGCTAAACGGTCGAGTGTCCGTTCAGTCAAGAATCGCGAACGCTGGCTCTGGATACCCTGAGAAAAGCAAAAGAACAGTTGGAACTTACAGGAAAGGGCTTACAGATCCTCCTGTGCAACCCTGTTATACTGCAGACAAATTGTCTGTTCAACGTGTTATAGTATTGATATTACAGGGTTTATTTCCTCTCTGTTATCATTTACTATATAAGCTGTATCAGTTTATTTCAAGGACTTTCTTTTCAAAAAAGTAAATTTTGGTGGTGGGAATCATGTCCGAATATGTAAAACGTACGATCATAAAAGAAGAAGTGCCAAGCATTCACGTGGACACTCCACGCTCCGTGAAGGTGTACCTCCCGCCTGGTTATAACGAGCTCCTTTCCTATCCCGTCGTCTACTGTCAGGATGGGAATGACTTCTTTACAATGGGACGAATCGCTACCATCGCAAACCAGCTGATTTTGGAAGATGGCATCGAACCATTCCTGATCGTGGGAGTCTCAGTAGAACGCAGCAAACGTACCAGCGAGTACTCTC of Brevibacillus choshinensis contains these proteins:
- the pdhA gene encoding pyruvate dehydrogenase (acetyl-transferring) E1 component subunit alpha yields the protein MSVTTAVEQTENNAPLQILAPDGTVVRPDLMPKLSDDELRELMRKMVFTRVWDQRAISLNRQGRLGFYAPVAGQEASMIGSEAALSKEDFILPSYRDIPQMVWHGYPMHNAFLYSRGHIEGGRIPEGVNVLMPQIIIAAQCTQATGIAMGYKLRGEKRVAINYFGDGATSQGDFYEGMNYAGVYKLPVIFFSQNNGYAISLPFEKQTASENIAVKAVAAGIASERIDGMDIMAVYYAVQKAKERGVNGEGATLIEALTYRYGPHTMAGDDPTRYRTGEEQSEWELRDPLIRFRKFLETKGLWNEKDEEAVIEEAKKAVADAIKKADETPKMKVSELIDVMFETLPPALEEQKAEYLAKESK